In the Cololabis saira isolate AMF1-May2022 chromosome 7, fColSai1.1, whole genome shotgun sequence genome, one interval contains:
- the lingo2 gene encoding leucine-rich repeat and immunoglobulin-like domain-containing nogo receptor-interacting protein 2 — translation MVDCMSKVMLHTAVSCWQPFLGLVFVAVFVGSSLGCPSRCECSAQTKAVVCHRKRMPSIPDGIPTETRILDLSKNKLTMINPDDFAPFPGLEELDLSGNIISYVEPGAFNALFNMHSLSLKSNRIKLIPLGVFTALTNLTQLDISDNKIVILLDYMFQDLHNLKVLEVGDNDLVYISHRSFSGLISLETLTLERCNLTVVPTEALSHLHNLVSLHLRYLSISTLHPYSFKKLFRLRHLEIDNWHSLDHVPANTLHGLNLTTLFITNTNLSSFPYQALKHLPYLTHLNLSHNRIRHIEGGMLMELVRLRELHLAGAQLSTIEPYAFQGVRGLKVLNVSHNRLDTLEKGVFQSSETLEVLLIDNNPLVCDCRLMWILQKRHSIFFGDSQPECNTPEGIRGQPFKEFKETLLSYYVTCTKPKIRENKTQTITVDEGQQAMLRCSADGTPRPSVSWMSPRRRTLTNKSHGRVIVHNNGTLEIKSAEMQDSGVYVCHASNSVGNDTLMTSLAVKSLGSLYANRTQYHVDPNNTTANGTTHVTLGLDLKTILVSTAMGCFTFLGVVLFCFLLLFVWSRGKGKHKNNIDVEYVPRSKSNGTNVDSAEGQAGPRRFNMKMM, via the coding sequence ATGGTGGACTGTATGAGCAAAGTCATGCTGCACACGGCCGTCTCATGCTGGCAGCCATTCCTGGGATTGGTCTTTGTGGCTGTCTTCGTAGGTTCCAGCTTGGGATGCCCCTCACGCTGCGAGTGCTCAGCGCAGACCAAGGCGGTTGTCTGCCACCGCAAGCGCATGCCCAGCATCCCAGATGGCATCCCAACTGAGACCAGGATCCTGGACCTGAGTAAGAACAAGCTGACAATGATCAACCCTGATGACTTTGCTCCTTTTCCTGGGCTTGAGGAACTTGATCTCAGTGGAAATATTATCAGCTATGTTGAGCCTGGAGCTTTTAACGCTCTGTTTAACATGCACTCACTCAGTCTTAAGAGCAACCGTATCAAGCTCATTCCTCTGGGGGTCTTCACAGCCCTAACAAATCTCACCCAACTGGATATAAGTGACAACAAAATCGTAATTCTCCTGGATTATATGTTCCAGGACTTGCATAATCTAAAGGTTTTGGAAGTGGGCGACAATGATCTGGTTTATATTTCTCACCGTTCTTTCAGTGGACTCATAAGCCTGGAGACACTAACCTTAGAAAGATGCAACCTTACAGTTGTACCCACCGAGGCCCTTTCCCACCTGCACAACCTGGTCAGTCTTCATCTACGTTACCTCAGCATTAGCACTTTGCATCCGTACTCATTCAAAAAGCTGTTCCGGCTGCGACATTTAGAAATTGATAACTGGCATTCACTGGACCATGTGCCAGCCAATACCCTGCATGGCCTAAACTTGACCACGCTGTTTATAACCAACACCAACTTGTCTTCATTCCCCTACCAAGCTCTTAAGCATCTGCCCTACCTGACACACCTCAACCTGTCTCACAATCGCATCAGGCATATTGAAGGCGGTATGCTGATGGAGCTGGTTCGGCTTCGAGAGTTGCATCTTGCTGGAGCTCAACTGAGCACCATAGAACCGTACGCTTTCCAAGGGGTTCGGGGTCTCAAAGTCCTCAATGTCTCTCACAACCGACTGGATACTCTGGAGAAGGGCGTGTTTCAGTCTTCTGAGACTCTGGAGGTTCTTCTAATTGACAACAATCCATTAGTGTGTGATTGTCGTCTCATGTGGATCCTACAGAAAAGGCACTCCATCTTCTTTGGGGATTCCCAGCCTGAATGCAACACACCGGAAGGTATTCGTGGACAGCCTTTTAAGGAGTTTAAGGAGACTCTTCTCTCTTATTATGTGACATGCACCAAGCCAAAAATTCGTgagaataaaacacaaacaatcACTGTGGATGAGGGCCAACAGGCGATGCTGCGCTGCAGTGCTGATGGGACACCCAGGCCCAGCGTGTCCTGGATGTCCCCACGTCGACGAACGCTGACAAACAAGAGCCATGGAAGAGTGATCGTGCACAACAATGGCACACTGGAGATAAAGTCGGCAGAGATGCAAGACAGCGGAGTCTATGTTTGCCACGCCTCCAACTCTGTAGGAAATGACACCCTGATGACGTCATTGGCGGTGAAAAGCCTGGGATCGCTCTATGCTAACAGAACCCAGTACCACGTTGATCCCAACAATACCACTGCCAACGGGACAACCCATGTAACCCTCGGTTTGGACCTTAAAACTATTTTAGTGTCAACAGCTATGGGATGTTTCACGTTTTTGGGAGTGGTCTTGTTTTGCTTCCTGCTTCTTTTTGTGTGGAGCagaggaaaaggaaaacataaaaacaacatcGATGTTGAGTATGTCCCTCGGTCAAAGTCTAACGGCACAAATGTTGACTCAGCAGAGGGTCAAGCTGGTCCTCGTCGTTTTAACATGAAAATGATGTGA